A region from the Spiroplasma taiwanense CT-1 genome encodes:
- the yqeH gene encoding ribosome biogenesis GTPase YqeH: protein MKFSKDEFDNIEKELENLEDQVLQINSLKNKTIKVKQKSKVSLTEIKPGIGNTTNLEGNGPKKCVGCGKILQTVDETKPGYVLKIDSQDYCLRCFKIKHYNRLVEQEINDKDFIDIINQINVTTEKIRYYYVVDIFDLPGSRLTWLEQLISKKEVVLLVNKIDLFPKAVKKTKILKYVQAFFEDSPIKNAKIILTSSIKQDYVFALVNELKSINYDQYIVGISNAGKSSLINACLKVNNQIPSIVTSKYVNTTLDKIKINFTEKNYIYDTPGLVKHNHIAIATAPSYWDFFFFQKEIKQVTYQLFAGQTIFYGGLAWISFIDGIEYNQKNNKPQKTSFHFYINKQMPLHRTKVNNVNDYFKKNRHSLSPRLLDYNSKFETHSFEFKDTKKIDLHISGLGWVNVTTFKGMKIEITVPKTEYGIRVTNLPALI from the coding sequence ATGAAATTCTCTAAAGATGAGTTTGATAATATTGAAAAAGAATTGGAAAATTTGGAAGATCAGGTTTTACAAATTAATTCTCTAAAAAATAAAACTATTAAGGTTAAACAAAAAAGTAAAGTTTCATTAACTGAAATAAAACCTGGTATTGGAAATACTACAAATTTAGAAGGTAATGGTCCAAAAAAGTGTGTTGGATGTGGAAAAATTCTTCAAACAGTAGATGAAACAAAACCAGGTTATGTTTTAAAAATTGATTCACAAGATTATTGTTTAAGATGTTTTAAAATTAAACATTATAATCGTTTAGTTGAACAAGAAATAAATGATAAAGATTTTATTGATATTATTAATCAAATTAACGTTACAACTGAAAAAATTCGCTATTATTATGTGGTAGATATTTTTGATTTACCAGGTAGCAGATTAACTTGACTTGAGCAATTAATTTCAAAAAAAGAAGTGGTATTATTAGTAAATAAAATTGATTTATTTCCAAAAGCTGTCAAAAAAACAAAAATTTTAAAATATGTACAAGCTTTTTTTGAAGATTCACCAATTAAAAATGCAAAAATTATTTTGACTTCTTCAATTAAACAAGACTATGTTTTTGCTTTAGTTAATGAATTAAAGTCAATAAATTATGATCAATATATCGTTGGAATTTCAAATGCTGGAAAATCTAGTTTAATTAATGCTTGTTTAAAAGTAAATAATCAAATTCCTTCAATTGTTACATCAAAATATGTAAATACTACTTTAGATAAAATTAAAATTAACTTTACTGAAAAAAATTATATATATGATACTCCAGGACTTGTGAAACATAATCATATTGCAATAGCAACAGCACCAAGTTATTGAGATTTTTTCTTTTTTCAAAAAGAGATAAAACAAGTAACTTATCAATTATTTGCAGGTCAAACAATATTTTATGGAGGTCTTGCTTGAATTAGTTTTATTGATGGGATTGAATATAATCAGAAAAACAATAAACCTCAAAAAACAAGTTTTCATTTTTATATAAATAAGCAAATGCCATTGCATAGAACAAAAGTAAATAATGTTAATGATTACTTTAAAAAAAATCGTCATTCTTTATCTCCAAGGTTGTTAGATTATAACTCTAAATTTGAAACGCATAGTTTTGAATTTAAAGATACAAAAAAAATTGACTTACATATTTCTGGACTTGGTTGAGTTAATGTTACTACCTTTAAGGGTATGAAAATTGAAATAACTGTACCAAAAACTGAATATGGAATAAGAGTAACTAACTTACCAGCATTAATTTAG
- a CDS encoding YqeG family HAD IIIA-type phosphatase: MANKKNTFLLLNYFKPSIYLESFKKINLDSLKNSGIKLVLCDMDNTLIGWNERIPNLDILNFIKNVYAHNMEFVLFSNNVKSRVENFAKKAGIKNYFWDCKKPLLGKMKIVKKLFKYKENEIILIGDQLVTDVLVANRSHIKSILVSPLSRNNQENKIVQFLENHILKKLSQKNILHEGFYNEGEIGGNYEIL; encoded by the coding sequence ATGGCAAATAAAAAAAATACTTTTTTATTATTAAATTATTTTAAACCTTCAATTTATCTTGAAAGTTTTAAAAAAATTAATTTGGATTCACTAAAAAATAGTGGAATAAAACTAGTATTATGTGATATGGACAATACTTTAATTGGTTGAAATGAAAGAATACCAAATTTGGATATTTTAAATTTTATCAAAAATGTTTATGCACATAATATGGAATTTGTTTTATTTTCAAATAATGTAAAAAGTAGAGTTGAAAATTTTGCAAAAAAAGCAGGAATTAAAAATTACTTTTGGGATTGTAAAAAACCATTGTTAGGTAAGATGAAAATTGTTAAGAAATTATTTAAATATAAAGAAAATGAAATAATTTTGATTGGAGATCAATTAGTAACAGATGTTTTAGTTGCAAATAGGTCTCATATAAAAAGTATTTTAGTTTCACCACTAAGTAGAAATAATCAAGAAAATAAAATAGTACAATTTTTAGAAAACCATATTTTAAAAAAATTATCACAAAAAAATATCTTGCATGAAGGTTTTTATAATGAAGGAGAAATTGGAGGAAACTATGAAATTCTCTAA
- a CDS encoding PTS sugar transporter subunit IIA: MSDKTKIKVVIALAIKPKDQIDILQNIAVNSMDEAFFEDLLEYPNLKKVEKLITFNE; this comes from the coding sequence TTGAGTGATAAAACAAAAATTAAAGTGGTAATTGCTTTAGCAATTAAACCAAAAGATCAGATAGATATATTACAAAATATTGCAGTTAATTCAATGGATGAAGCCTTTTTTGAAGATTTACTTGAATACCCGAATTTAAAAAAAGTAGAGAAATTAATAACTTTTAATGAATAA
- a CDS encoding PTS sugar transporter subunit IIA — protein MFLNQNFNNKEEVLKDIFKKFENEGINSFYINSILEREKISSFNIGNNIAIPHGTYEGMQVLEKSIILFYHLKNSIFWVIKQKLKW, from the coding sequence ATATTTTTAAATCAAAATTTTAATAATAAAGAAGAAGTATTAAAAGACATTTTTAAGAAATTTGAAAATGAAGGTATTAATTCATTTTATATAAATTCAATTTTAGAAAGAGAAAAAATAAGTTCTTTTAATATAGGCAATAATATTGCAATTCCACATGGAACATATGAAGGAATGCAAGTATTAGAAAAATCAATTATTTTGTTTTATCACTTAAAAAATTCAATTTTTTGAGTGATAAAACAAAAATTAAAGTGGTAA
- a CDS encoding mannitol dehydrogenase family protein → MKFVELIIIITVSNQNLNQKLKEYNVDICTTSIGAQNLTYIKTQIIDIIKTSELNKKVLIIMCCENGEKISSQFKKEIIKNYKFNEKFIYFVDVMVDRIVPDQEMNNLDIEVEKYYSWIVDTNQWPKEIEKLDALTYSKNIDAEICKKVWLLNGGHASLSWASYRLNKFNSPFTYESLKIKELKSFLLSYLEEVGLIFSNYFNYDILEVKKIINEILKRFENPYIKDNLERVGRNLYLKLQLNERILKPLFIGLCLNLKTLNIRKSILNVIEYLNPNDLDGKKLVEMQKKII, encoded by the coding sequence TTAAAGTTTGTAGAATTAATTATTATAATAACTGTATCAAATCAAAATTTAAATCAAAAATTAAAAGAATATAATGTAGACATTTGTACTACATCAATAGGAGCACAAAATTTAACATATATTAAAACTCAAATAATAGATATTATAAAAACAAGTGAATTGAATAAAAAAGTTTTAATAATAATGTGTTGTGAAAATGGTGAAAAAATTTCTAGTCAATTCAAAAAAGAAATTATAAAAAATTATAAATTTAATGAGAAATTTATATATTTTGTTGATGTAATGGTAGATCGGATTGTTCCAGATCAAGAAATGAATAATTTAGATATTGAAGTAGAAAAATATTATTCATGAATAGTAGATACAAATCAATGACCAAAGGAAATAGAAAAATTGGATGCATTAACTTATTCTAAAAATATTGATGCAGAAATTTGTAAAAAAGTTTGATTATTAAATGGAGGACATGCAAGTTTAAGTTGAGCTTCATATAGATTAAATAAATTTAATTCACCATTTACTTATGAAAGCTTAAAAATTAAAGAACTAAAATCTTTTTTACTATCATATTTAGAAGAAGTAGGATTAATTTTTTCTAATTATTTTAATTATGATATTTTAGAAGTAAAAAAAATTATAAATGAAATATTAAAAAGATTTGAAAATCCTTATATCAAAGATAATTTGGAAAGAGTTGGAAGAAATTTATATTTAAAATTACAATTAAATGAAAGAATTTTAAAGCCTTTATTTATTGGTTTATGTTTAAATTTAAAAACTTTAAATATAAGAAAAAGCATTTTAAATGTAATTGAGTATTTAAACCCTAATGATTTAGATGGAAAAAAACTTGTAGAAATGCAAAAAAAAATAATATAA
- a CDS encoding ribulose-phosphate 3-epimerase produces the protein MNYKITPSLMTCDLLNIQTELTKLSKAGIDWIHFDLMDGKFVNNLGLTPMMSSQIKKIFPNITIDFHSMVNNIENILDQLNDVDYITIHFSSIQKTNLEELFKKIKSKNIKIGIGIDLDDNLNDISKLLDQVDLVTIMSIKPGFAGQAFNKLTWNTIDFLVKKRKENNYSYLLQIDGGVREENIIDLIKTGLDLIVVGSWLFNELDYSKRLLQLNEKIYLK, from the coding sequence ATGAATTATAAAATTACACCATCACTTATGACTTGTGATTTATTAAATATTCAAACTGAATTAACAAAACTGTCTAAGGCTGGAATTGATTGAATTCACTTTGATTTAATGGATGGAAAATTTGTAAATAATCTTGGTTTAACCCCAATGATGTCTTCACAAATTAAAAAAATATTTCCAAACATTACAATAGATTTTCATTCAATGGTTAATAATATTGAAAATATTTTAGATCAATTAAATGATGTTGACTATATTACAATTCATTTTTCCTCGATACAAAAAACAAATCTTGAAGAATTATTTAAAAAAATAAAATCTAAAAACATCAAAATTGGAATTGGAATTGACTTAGATGATAATTTAAATGATATTTCAAAATTATTAGATCAAGTTGATTTGGTTACAATTATGAGTATAAAACCAGGTTTTGCTGGTCAAGCTTTTAATAAACTAACTTGAAATACAATTGATTTTCTTGTTAAGAAAAGGAAAGAAAATAATTATAGTTATTTATTACAAATTGATGGGGGAGTTAGAGAAGAAAATATTATTGACTTAATTAAAACAGGATTAGACTTAATTGTTGTAGGTTCTTGATTGTTTAATGAATTAGATTATAGTAAAAGATTATTACAATTAAATGAAAAAATCTATCTTAAATAA